One genomic segment of Cellulophaga sp. HaHaR_3_176 includes these proteins:
- the mutS gene encoding DNA mismatch repair protein MutS, producing MNQYNTIKKKYPDALLLFRVGDFYETFGEDAIKASRILGITLTHRNNGGEKTELAGFPHHSVNTYLPKLVKAGQRVAICDQLEDPKQTKTIVKRGVTELVTPGVAFNDDILNSKSNNFLCAVHFGRKLIGVSFLDISTGEFLTSEGNEDQIDKLLQNFAPNEVLVSKAHKKEFIEIFGKQFHTFYMEDWVYQEDYAQETLTNHFKTKNLKGFGIDHLSLGIIASGVALHYLSETQHNQLQHISKLERIAEEEYIWMDRFTIRNLELYHANNLNAVTLLDIIDKTISPMGGRMLKRWLALPLKNIEKIKRRHQVITYLSDNKNTLEKLQHYIKQIGDLERLISKVATGKINPKEVIQLKNSLEAIVPIKQLTVNSTNESVKFIGDQLHSCDMLRAKIKEMINEEAPVNMLKGVTIAKSYSEELDELRGLAFSGKDYLNKMLERETERTGITSLKIASNNVFGYYIEVRNTHKDKVPEEWTRKQTLVNAERYITEELKEYEGKILGAEERILELEQQLFSQLVVWMQEYIAPVQNNAQQIGQLDCLCGFTQLAKENNYTAPEINDSTEIEITNGRHPVIEKQLPIGEEYIANDVRLNREEQQIIMITGPNMSGKSAILRQTALIVLLAQMGSFVPAEAAKIGCVDKIFTRVGASDNISMGESTFMVEMNETASILNNLSERSLVLLDEIGRGTSTYDGISIAWAISEYLHEHPARAKTLFATHYHEINEMATTFDRIKNYNVSVKELKDNVLFLRKLTPGGSEHSFGIHVAKMAGMPQQVINKANKILKKLEKSHSSEELTDKLQSAQDEMQLSFFNLDDPLLQEIKEEITHLDINTLTPVEALMKLNEIKRLLTKNNNK from the coding sequence ATGAATCAATATAACACCATCAAGAAGAAATATCCTGATGCATTATTATTGTTTCGCGTAGGTGATTTTTATGAAACGTTTGGTGAAGATGCTATTAAAGCATCTCGAATTTTAGGAATAACCCTAACACACCGAAATAATGGAGGAGAAAAAACAGAACTTGCTGGCTTTCCTCATCATTCTGTAAACACTTATTTACCGAAATTGGTAAAAGCAGGGCAACGTGTTGCTATTTGCGACCAATTAGAAGATCCTAAACAAACAAAAACCATTGTTAAGCGAGGTGTTACTGAATTAGTTACACCTGGTGTCGCTTTTAATGATGATATCTTGAACTCTAAAAGTAATAACTTTCTTTGTGCTGTACATTTTGGACGAAAATTGATTGGCGTTTCCTTTTTAGATATTTCCACAGGTGAATTTTTAACATCAGAAGGGAATGAGGACCAGATTGATAAATTATTACAGAATTTTGCACCGAATGAGGTTTTAGTTTCAAAAGCTCATAAAAAAGAATTTATAGAGATTTTTGGAAAACAATTCCATACATTTTATATGGAAGACTGGGTATATCAAGAAGATTATGCTCAAGAAACACTAACCAATCATTTTAAAACAAAAAACTTAAAAGGTTTTGGAATAGACCACCTAAGCCTAGGTATAATAGCCTCAGGTGTTGCTTTACATTACCTATCAGAAACACAGCACAACCAATTACAACATATAAGTAAGCTTGAAAGAATTGCTGAAGAAGAATATATTTGGATGGATCGTTTCACAATCCGAAATCTTGAACTTTACCACGCAAACAACCTTAATGCTGTAACGCTATTAGATATTATCGACAAAACGATATCACCAATGGGTGGCCGCATGCTAAAAAGATGGCTAGCCTTACCATTAAAAAATATAGAAAAAATAAAAAGGCGCCACCAAGTAATTACCTACTTAAGCGACAATAAAAATACATTAGAAAAACTACAACATTATATTAAACAAATAGGAGATCTTGAGCGCTTAATTTCAAAGGTTGCTACAGGCAAAATAAATCCTAAAGAGGTTATTCAACTTAAAAATTCTTTAGAAGCTATTGTTCCCATAAAACAACTTACCGTTAATAGCACTAACGAATCTGTGAAATTTATAGGTGATCAATTACACTCCTGTGACATGCTTCGCGCTAAAATAAAAGAAATGATTAACGAAGAAGCACCTGTAAATATGCTTAAGGGTGTTACTATCGCCAAAAGTTACTCGGAAGAATTAGATGAATTAAGAGGCTTAGCGTTTTCTGGAAAAGATTATTTAAATAAAATGTTGGAGCGTGAAACAGAACGCACCGGAATCACCTCTTTAAAAATAGCCTCAAACAATGTTTTTGGATATTACATTGAAGTCAGGAATACACATAAAGACAAAGTACCTGAAGAGTGGACTCGTAAGCAAACTTTAGTAAATGCAGAGCGATATATTACTGAAGAACTAAAGGAATATGAAGGTAAAATATTAGGTGCTGAAGAACGTATTTTAGAACTAGAACAGCAGTTGTTTTCTCAATTAGTGGTTTGGATGCAAGAATATATAGCTCCTGTACAGAATAACGCACAACAAATTGGTCAACTAGATTGCCTGTGTGGTTTTACACAATTAGCAAAAGAAAATAACTATACCGCACCTGAAATTAATGATTCTACCGAAATTGAAATTACCAACGGTAGACACCCCGTTATTGAAAAGCAATTACCGATTGGGGAAGAATATATTGCTAACGATGTTAGACTAAACCGCGAAGAGCAACAAATTATAATGATTACCGGCCCTAACATGAGTGGTAAATCGGCGATTTTAAGGCAAACGGCCCTAATAGTACTCTTAGCACAAATGGGAAGTTTTGTGCCCGCAGAAGCTGCTAAAATTGGCTGTGTAGATAAGATATTCACACGTGTTGGTGCAAGCGACAATATATCAATGGGAGAATCTACTTTTATGGTAGAAATGAATGAAACCGCTTCTATCTTAAACAACTTATCAGAACGAAGTTTAGTATTGTTAGATGAAATAGGGCGAGGAACAAGCACTTACGATGGCATATCAATCGCCTGGGCTATTTCCGAATACCTACACGAGCATCCTGCAAGAGCTAAAACTTTATTTGCCACCCATTATCATGAAATTAATGAAATGGCTACAACTTTTGATCGTATTAAAAATTACAATGTATCTGTAAAAGAATTAAAAGACAATGTACTTTTTTTACGAAAATTAACACCCGGTGGTAGTGAGCATAGTTTCGGAATTCACGTAGCTAAAATGGCAGGTATGCCACAACAAGTGATTAATAAAGCTAATAAGATTTTGAAAAAATTAGAAAAATCACATTCTAGTGAAGAATTAACTGACAAATTACAATCTGCTCAAGATGAAATGCAATTGAGTTTCTTTAATTTAGATGATCCTTTATTACAAGAAATAAAAGA
- a CDS encoding RNA methyltransferase encodes MRKLKNSELDRLDVEQFKEAEKTPVIIILDNIRSLNNIGSVFRTADAFLIEKIYLCGITAQPPNKEIHKTALGATDSVVWEYAENTLDVIKKLKADNVSVIAIEQAENATFLNDFQLDIDKKYAVVFGNEVKGVAQDVVSESDLVIEIPQYGTKHSLNISVSAGVVIWDFWSKLNI; translated from the coding sequence ATGCGTAAATTAAAAAACAGCGAATTAGATAGGTTGGATGTGGAGCAGTTTAAAGAAGCTGAGAAAACACCAGTAATTATTATTTTAGATAATATTAGAAGTCTAAATAATATTGGATCGGTTTTTAGAACTGCTGATGCTTTTTTAATCGAAAAAATATACTTGTGTGGCATAACAGCACAACCGCCAAATAAAGAAATTCATAAAACAGCATTAGGTGCTACAGATAGTGTTGTTTGGGAATATGCAGAAAATACACTAGATGTAATAAAAAAGTTGAAAGCTGATAATGTGTCTGTTATAGCAATAGAGCAGGCTGAAAATGCTACTTTTTTAAATGATTTTCAGTTAGATATTGATAAAAAATACGCTGTAGTTTTTGGTAATGAAGTAAAAGGTGTGGCGCAAGATGTTGTTTCGGAAAGTGATTTAGTAATAGAAATTCCGCAATATGGGACTAAACATTCATTGAATATATCAGTAAGTGCAGGAGTTGTAATTTGGGATTTTTGGTCGAAATTAAATATTTAA
- the folK gene encoding 2-amino-4-hydroxy-6-hydroxymethyldihydropteridine diphosphokinase — translation MNNPKTIYLSLGSNLGNKLLNLQHAVFKISENIGNVQAVSRTYESAAWGFESDDFLNICISVITEITPNELLQKVNSIEEELGRLRNADGVYKARTLDIDILYYGNEVIETESLTIPHPSLHLRQFVLRPLGDIAPQFYHPIFNKDTRNMVQMCKDKGGIKRTFSKVYKSREQLFSKLNFIAIEGNIGAGKTTLATQISEDFNAKLILEQFADNPFLPKFYEDQARYAFPLEMSFLAERYQQFSDDTSQFDLFKSFLVSDYDIYKSLIFAKVTLQEDEFNLYRKVFSFMHKEVQKPGLYVYLYQNTERLLENIKNRDRDYEQNIPPEYLEKINRGYLDFIKSAPDHNTLIVDISELDFVKNKSDYNHIIDKIVEYSVNLEN, via the coding sequence ATGAACAACCCCAAAACAATTTACCTTTCATTAGGCAGCAACTTAGGTAATAAACTTCTGAACTTGCAACATGCTGTTTTCAAAATATCTGAAAACATAGGCAATGTGCAGGCTGTTTCTCGTACATACGAGAGTGCCGCTTGGGGGTTTGAGTCTGATGATTTCTTAAATATTTGCATTTCTGTTATTACAGAAATTACGCCAAACGAATTATTACAAAAAGTTAATTCTATAGAAGAAGAGTTAGGCAGACTTAGAAATGCTGATGGTGTTTACAAAGCTAGAACTTTAGATATCGACATTTTATATTACGGCAATGAGGTTATTGAAACTGAAAGCTTAACCATACCACACCCATCTTTACACTTACGTCAATTTGTGTTACGCCCTTTAGGTGATATTGCTCCGCAATTTTATCACCCTATTTTTAATAAAGACACTCGTAATATGGTTCAAATGTGCAAAGACAAAGGTGGCATTAAAAGAACTTTTTCTAAAGTATATAAATCTCGCGAACAATTATTTTCTAAACTAAATTTCATAGCTATCGAAGGAAATATTGGTGCCGGAAAAACAACATTAGCTACTCAAATATCAGAAGATTTTAATGCCAAACTGATTTTAGAGCAATTTGCCGATAATCCATTTTTGCCTAAATTTTACGAAGATCAGGCAAGATATGCGTTTCCTTTAGAAATGTCATTTTTAGCAGAACGATACCAACAATTTTCTGATGACACTTCACAATTTGATTTATTTAAAAGTTTTTTAGTTAGTGATTACGACATCTACAAATCTTTAATTTTCGCTAAGGTAACTCTGCAAGAAGACGAGTTTAACCTTTATAGAAAAGTTTTTAGCTTTATGCACAAAGAGGTTCAGAAACCTGGATTATATGTGTATTTATACCAAAATACAGAGCGCCTTTTAGAGAACATCAAAAATAGAGATAGAGATTACGAGCAAAACATACCACCTGAATATTTAGAGAAAATTAACCGTGGTTATTTAGATTTTATCAAAAGTGCTCCTGATCACAATACGCTAATTGTTGATATTAGTGAATTGGACTTTGTTAAGAATAAATCAGACTACAATCACATAATTGACAAAATTGTAGAATACAGCGTTAATTTAGAGAATTAA
- the sppA gene encoding signal peptide peptidase SppA: MKFLRNLLAAIIGCLIAFGVIFGMFMIFAALLGSSEDGKTVKNNSILEIQIQNPVADYIGNNEADPFASLFEKSQGLNEILHAIQVAKSDDKIKGISINNNFLIAGYAQTQAIRKALLDFKTDGKFIYAYADIYTQKDYYLSSVADSLFINKVGVLDFKGLSSEVLFFKDLQEKSGIKMEVIRHGKYKSAVEPYLSNEMSEANRTQIKELLNSLWGSMVGEISESRGLSVEEMNVIADTLGGRTPELASKSKLVDAVLFFDEYETKLKTASDSKLEDDLNYVSLEDYILTANKKKLLKGDDKIAIIYAQGEIFYGEGSPSIIGQGIINEALKKAREDKDVKAIVLRVDSPGGSALTSDIIWREVELTKAIKPVVVSMGNVAASGGYYIAAGADKIYAEPTTITGSIGVFGTVPNATELAENIGINAEQVGTNKNSVDYSLFEPMTDGFREVVQEGVENTYKTFLSRVAEGRNITVAQADSIAQGRVWSGVDAKRLGLVDELGGLDDAIKGAAELVELDTYGIKNFPKYKTGLERFMEDYGGASTKIKQDFIKEEIGVEAYSILKEVKAVMNQEGVQTRMPFTLSIK; encoded by the coding sequence ATGAAATTTTTAAGAAACCTGTTAGCAGCAATCATAGGGTGTTTAATTGCCTTTGGAGTAATATTTGGAATGTTTATGATTTTTGCAGCTCTTTTAGGGAGTTCAGAAGATGGCAAAACTGTTAAAAATAATTCTATTTTAGAAATACAAATACAAAACCCTGTTGCTGATTATATAGGTAATAATGAGGCTGATCCGTTTGCGTCTCTTTTTGAAAAATCACAAGGGTTAAATGAAATTCTTCATGCTATTCAAGTAGCAAAAAGCGATGATAAGATAAAAGGTATAAGTATTAATAATAACTTTTTAATAGCCGGTTATGCACAAACACAAGCTATTAGAAAAGCACTGTTAGACTTTAAAACAGATGGTAAGTTTATTTATGCTTACGCTGATATTTACACACAAAAAGATTATTACCTGTCTTCTGTTGCAGATAGTTTATTTATAAATAAGGTTGGTGTTTTAGATTTTAAAGGACTTTCTTCTGAAGTTTTATTTTTTAAAGACCTTCAAGAGAAGTCTGGCATTAAAATGGAGGTTATTCGTCACGGTAAATATAAAAGTGCTGTCGAGCCTTATTTATCTAATGAAATGAGTGAAGCTAATAGAACACAAATAAAAGAACTTTTAAATTCTTTATGGGGTTCTATGGTTGGTGAAATTTCTGAGAGCAGAGGTTTGTCTGTAGAAGAAATGAATGTTATAGCTGATACTTTAGGAGGTAGAACGCCAGAGTTAGCTTCAAAATCGAAATTAGTTGATGCTGTTTTGTTTTTTGATGAATATGAAACAAAACTTAAAACGGCTTCAGATTCTAAGCTAGAAGATGATCTTAATTATGTTTCTTTAGAAGATTATATTTTAACGGCTAACAAAAAGAAGCTTTTAAAAGGAGATGATAAAATTGCAATTATTTATGCGCAGGGCGAAATTTTTTATGGAGAAGGTAGTCCGTCAATAATTGGTCAAGGAATAATTAATGAAGCTTTAAAAAAGGCAAGAGAAGATAAAGATGTTAAAGCTATTGTGTTGAGAGTAGATTCTCCTGGCGGTAGTGCATTAACTTCTGATATTATTTGGAGAGAAGTAGAATTAACCAAGGCAATTAAGCCCGTAGTAGTTTCGATGGGTAATGTTGCGGCTTCAGGTGGTTATTATATTGCTGCTGGTGCAGATAAAATATACGCAGAACCTACAACTATTACGGGTTCAATAGGTGTTTTTGGAACAGTACCTAATGCTACAGAACTGGCTGAAAATATAGGTATTAATGCGGAACAAGTCGGTACAAACAAAAACTCGGTAGATTATTCTCTTTTTGAGCCTATGACTGATGGCTTTAGAGAAGTTGTTCAAGAAGGTGTGGAGAACACGTATAAAACATTTTTAAGTAGAGTGGCGGAGGGTAGAAATATAACAGTTGCGCAAGCAGATAGTATTGCTCAAGGTAGAGTGTGGAGTGGTGTTGATGCAAAAAGATTGGGCTTGGTTGATGAGTTAGGTGGTTTAGATGATGCTATTAAAGGTGCAGCGGAGCTAGTTGAATTAGATACTTACGGTATAAAGAACTTTCCAAAATATAAAACTGGCTTAGAGCGCTTTATGGAAGATTATGGAGGAGCTAGTACGAAAATTAAACAAGATTTTATCAAAGAAGAAATAGGAGTAGAAGCATATTCGATATTAAAAGAGGTAAAAGCAGTAATGAACCAAGAAGGTGTTCAGACAAGAATGCCATTTACTTTAAGTATTAAATAG
- a CDS encoding queuosine precursor transporter has protein sequence MNQKDKKFAFQIFLFLAALFITSLVVSNLIFQKFFYWKPFGDVTIFGASLFEISVGILPYPITFLITDLISEMFGRKKANQVVTVGIFASFFSMGIILLANYVPALPASPINDETFNQVFALSPIAVLASMIAYLFAQYIDVAIYHFWKKITKGKHLWLRNNFSTFLSQFIDTFTVVGLLCIFKILPWELFSGLVISGFIFKIIIAFIDTPFLYFFVYLLRKRFKLKVGEEINLEY, from the coding sequence ATGAATCAAAAAGATAAAAAATTCGCTTTTCAGATTTTTCTATTTTTGGCAGCTTTGTTCATTACATCTCTAGTGGTGTCAAATCTTATTTTCCAAAAATTTTTTTACTGGAAGCCTTTTGGTGATGTTACTATTTTTGGAGCTAGCCTATTTGAAATATCAGTAGGTATTTTGCCTTATCCAATTACGTTTTTAATTACCGACTTAATTTCTGAAATGTTTGGTAGGAAGAAGGCAAACCAAGTTGTTACAGTGGGTATCTTCGCCTCTTTTTTTTCAATGGGTATAATTTTATTAGCAAATTATGTACCTGCATTACCTGCATCACCTATAAATGATGAAACTTTTAATCAAGTTTTTGCACTTTCTCCAATAGCTGTTTTGGCGTCTATGATAGCTTATTTATTCGCTCAATATATAGATGTGGCTATTTATCATTTTTGGAAAAAAATAACAAAAGGAAAGCATTTATGGCTGCGAAATAATTTCTCTACCTTCTTATCACAATTCATTGACACTTTTACCGTTGTTGGTTTGTTATGTATATTTAAAATATTACCATGGGAGTTATTTTCAGGATTAGTAATCAGTGGTTTTATTTTTAAGATAATTATAGCATTTATCGACACTCCTTTTTTATATTTCTTCGTATATCTATTAAGAAAGCGGTTTAAATTAAAAGTAGGAGAAGAAATAAACTTAGAGTATTAA
- a CDS encoding AsmA-like C-terminal region-containing protein, with product MKKKILKIVGIVVLLFVVTLIAAPFFLKGKIADIIKNKVNNSITATLEFEDADLTLFSSFPNAKVTLNNISIVNKEPFLGDTLFSSKEIALDMSIKELFKGADEPIAISSLMVDGALINIEVNEQGIANYDIAKETEEVASTAADEEPSNFTFSMESYALTNSKIIYADKLSGMRFELENVNHSGNGDLSLEKSELDTKTSGLVSFEMDSTNYLNKNPIQLDALLGVDLATNTYSFLKNEAILNQLPLVFDGFIKINDNNQELDVSFKTPSSDFKNFLAVIPETYSKNIENVTTTGNFMVAGRFNGVVDETHIPKFNIEINSDNASFKYPDLPKSVRNVFIDTKINNETGIVDDTYVDINKLSFMIDEDKFNMVAKIRDLMGNTKVSAHIDGNMNLANIAKAYPVPSDLNLEGLLNANVDAAFDMASIEKEQYEKTNIKGNLNLKNFVYKSEELKNPVKINSTSVTFNPQTVTLNELSGVTGATDFNAVGTINNLLGFMFNDENVQGDFTLKSNTFSVNDFMVEEAVSEKETTNDKPVDTTTEAQIKIPSFLDANIKASAATVLYDNLTLKNVSGNLIIKDEKATLQNMTSSIFDGKLGFNGEVSTKGDTPTFAMKLGMESLKINETFKSLELFKVLAPIANAIQGNLNSDIIISGNLNNDFTPNLATISGNVLAELLGTEIKPEQTQVLSALSSKLSFLNLDNLNLKGLKTALSFENGTVKVKPFTVNYQDIAIKIDGSHTFDQKLSYGAVIDVPAKYLGNDIANLISKIDDKSLEGLTIPVTANIGGNYTSPQVSTDLTSGVKTLTTKLVEIEKQKLISKGKDKASELLGGLLSGTNKTNDTTATAATTTEQNKEAVKNALGGLLGGAKKDTTAAVVKDTTAASKNDAVKEAAKSVLGGLFSKKKTDE from the coding sequence ATGAAAAAAAAGATTTTAAAAATTGTAGGTATCGTTGTTTTGTTGTTTGTAGTTACGCTAATTGCAGCACCTTTTTTCTTAAAAGGTAAAATAGCTGATATCATTAAAAATAAAGTAAATAATAGTATTACTGCAACGTTAGAATTTGAAGATGCAGATTTAACATTGTTTTCATCTTTCCCAAATGCAAAGGTTACCCTTAATAATATATCTATCGTAAATAAAGAGCCTTTTTTAGGAGATACTTTGTTTTCGTCTAAAGAGATAGCTTTAGATATGTCTATAAAAGAGTTGTTTAAAGGGGCTGATGAGCCTATTGCAATATCTAGTTTAATGGTAGATGGAGCTTTAATTAATATTGAGGTAAACGAACAGGGTATTGCTAATTATGATATAGCAAAAGAAACGGAAGAAGTAGCTAGTACAGCTGCAGACGAAGAGCCTAGTAATTTTACATTTTCAATGGAATCTTATGCGCTTACAAATTCTAAGATAATTTATGCAGACAAGCTATCGGGTATGCGTTTTGAGCTAGAAAATGTAAATCACTCAGGAAATGGAGATTTATCATTAGAAAAATCGGAGTTAGATACTAAAACTAGTGGATTGGTTTCTTTTGAAATGGATAGCACTAATTATCTGAATAAAAACCCAATTCAGTTAGATGCTCTTTTGGGAGTAGATTTAGCAACAAATACATATTCTTTTTTAAAAAATGAAGCAATACTAAATCAATTGCCGCTTGTTTTTGATGGTTTTATAAAAATCAATGATAACAATCAAGAGTTAGATGTTAGTTTTAAAACTCCATCATCTGATTTTAAAAATTTCTTAGCTGTTATACCAGAAACGTATTCTAAAAATATAGAGAATGTTACAACTACAGGTAACTTTATGGTGGCGGGTAGATTTAATGGGGTAGTCGACGAAACACATATACCAAAATTTAACATTGAAATAAATTCAGATAACGCATCATTTAAATATCCTGATCTGCCAAAATCTGTTCGTAATGTATTTATCGATACAAAAATTAATAACGAAACAGGTATTGTTGATGATACATATGTTGATATAAACAAATTGTCTTTCATGATTGATGAAGATAAATTTAACATGGTAGCTAAGATTAGAGATCTTATGGGGAACACGAAAGTAAGTGCTCATATTGATGGTAATATGAATTTAGCAAACATTGCGAAAGCATACCCTGTTCCATCTGATTTAAATTTAGAAGGACTGCTTAATGCAAATGTAGATGCAGCGTTTGACATGGCATCAATAGAAAAAGAACAATATGAAAAAACAAATATTAAAGGAAATCTTAATCTTAAAAACTTTGTTTATAAATCAGAAGAGCTTAAAAACCCTGTAAAAATAAATTCAACATCAGTTACATTTAACCCGCAAACAGTTACATTAAATGAATTGAGTGGAGTAACGGGTGCGACAGATTTTAATGCAGTGGGTACTATAAATAATCTTTTGGGTTTTATGTTTAATGATGAAAATGTTCAAGGTGATTTTACACTAAAATCAAATACATTTTCAGTTAATGATTTTATGGTAGAAGAGGCTGTTTCTGAAAAAGAAACTACAAATGATAAGCCTGTAGATACAACAACTGAGGCTCAGATTAAAATCCCTTCTTTTTTAGATGCAAATATAAAAGCATCTGCTGCCACGGTGCTTTATGATAATCTTACATTAAAAAACGTGTCAGGTAATCTTATTATTAAAGATGAAAAAGCTACGTTGCAAAATATGACATCATCAATTTTTGATGGTAAATTAGGTTTTAATGGTGAGGTTTCTACAAAGGGTGATACACCTACTTTTGCCATGAAGTTAGGTATGGAGAGTTTAAAAATAAACGAGACATTTAAGTCTTTAGAGTTGTTTAAAGTATTAGCACCAATAGCGAATGCAATACAAGGTAACTTAAACTCTGACATCATTATTTCTGGTAATCTAAATAATGATTTCACTCCAAACTTAGCAACTATTTCAGGTAACGTTTTGGCTGAACTTTTAGGAACAGAAATTAAACCTGAACAAACGCAAGTATTATCAGCATTATCTAGTAAGTTAAGTTTCTTGAATTTAGATAACTTAAATTTAAAAGGATTAAAAACAGCACTTTCTTTCGAAAATGGTACAGTAAAGGTGAAGCCTTTTACGGTTAATTATCAAGATATTGCTATAAAGATAGATGGTAGTCACACTTTTGACCAAAAGCTTAGCTATGGAGCTGTTATTGATGTGCCTGCAAAATATTTAGGGAATGATATAGCTAATCTAATATCTAAAATCGACGATAAATCTTTAGAAGGGTTAACGATTCCTGTAACGGCAAATATAGGAGGTAATTATACGAGCCCACAAGTGTCTACTGATTTAACTTCTGGTGTAAAAACATTGACGACTAAATTAGTAGAGATAGAAAAACAAAAATTAATTTCAAAAGGAAAAGATAAAGCATCAGAGCTTTTGGGGGGTCTTTTGTCGGGAACTAATAAAACAAATGACACAACTGCAACAGCAGCCACCACTACGGAACAAAATAAAGAGGCTGTTAAAAATGCCTTAGGAGGTTTGTTGGGTGGTGCAAAAAAAGATACAACAGCAGCAGTTGTAAAAGATACTACAGCAGCTTCAAAAAATGATGCTGTTAAAGAAGCTGCAAAATCAGTACTTGGTGGTTTGTTTAGTAAAAAGAAAACTGATGAGTAA
- a CDS encoding DUF2797 domain-containing protein: protein MLYKGVLKKMQTEVGNPIQYYLIFKDDFLNVNQILNKKITINFIKHQCLNCGLDKPIYRQGFCKSCFFDIPSAGDWIMRPELSTAHLGKEDRDLEYEKKVQLQPHIVYLANSGKVKVGVTRKTQIPTRWIDQGAHEAIEIIEVPNRYLAGITEVALKDYVGDKTNWRSMLKNDVTDENLIAWRNKLKQYIPEEAIPYFLDNNTETHLEFPVNKYPTKVKSLNLDKTPNYTGNLVGIKGQYLIFDDETVFNIRSNEGYYISLTIN, encoded by the coding sequence ATGCTGTACAAAGGTGTTTTAAAAAAGATGCAAACAGAGGTAGGAAACCCTATTCAATATTACTTAATTTTTAAGGATGATTTCTTAAATGTAAATCAAATTTTGAATAAAAAAATTACTATCAATTTTATAAAACACCAGTGCTTAAATTGCGGATTAGACAAGCCGATTTACAGACAAGGTTTTTGCAAAAGTTGCTTTTTTGATATTCCATCGGCAGGAGATTGGATTATGAGACCCGAACTAAGTACCGCTCATTTAGGTAAAGAAGATCGTGATTTAGAATATGAAAAAAAGGTGCAATTGCAGCCACACATTGTTTATTTAGCAAATTCAGGCAAAGTTAAAGTTGGTGTTACAAGAAAAACACAAATACCAACCCGTTGGATTGACCAAGGAGCTCATGAAGCAATAGAAATAATAGAAGTACCGAATAGGTATTTAGCAGGCATTACAGAAGTTGCTTTAAAAGATTACGTTGGTGATAAAACAAATTGGAGAAGCATGCTTAAAAACGATGTAACAGATGAAAATTTAATTGCATGGCGTAATAAACTGAAACAATATATACCTGAAGAAGCTATACCTTATTTTTTAGATAATAACACAGAAACTCATTTAGAATTTCCTGTAAACAAATACCCTACAAAAGTTAAAAGTCTAAATTTAGATAAAACTCCAAATTACACTGGTAACCTTGTAGGGATAAAAGGGCAATACCTCATTTTTGATGATGAAACCGTTTTTAATATTAGAAGCAACGAAGGATATTATATTTCGCTTACTATTAATTAA